From one Phocaeicola salanitronis DSM 18170 genomic stretch:
- a CDS encoding S9 family peptidase — protein sequence MKKLITLSCLLVAFVCAFAQQKVTLQDVADGTYRPQNIYGIKPMLDGEHYTQISADRKRIVKYSFKTGKEVESIFDVETARDCPIKSFDDYIMSPDEKLILIQTETKPIYRRSFTAEYYIYNIRNNTIEPLSKNGPQQVPLFSPDGFQIAFVRDNNIFLVKLLFGNSESQVTKDGEYNKVLNGIPDWVYEEEFGFNRAFDFSADSKMIAYIRFDESQVPMFSFPWYKGMAPERTEYATYPGAYTYKYPKAGEVNSKVSVHTFDIKSHVTRKMDLPLDADGYIPRIKFTSDPEKLAIMTLNRHQNRFNVYMANPRSAICKSIIRDESEQYVKEQAYSNIRFYPENIVLMSERDGYNHLYLYTIGGNLVRQVTKGEFEVKDFLGWDQKNDVFYYTSNEESPLRSAVYKIDRKGKKTKLSTRTGTNTAIFNTNLTYYINKYSSKDTPTLITINDNRGRELTTLLDNGKLKGQLATLNMPQKEFFTFRTTEGVELNGWMMKPAGFDPNKKYPVIMHQYSGPGSQQVLDEWGIGSFSDGGMFEAYMADHGYISVCVDGRGTGGRGAAFEKCTYLFLGVKESHDQVETARYLGTLPYVDANRIGIWGWSYGGYTTLMSMSEGTQVFKAGVAIAAPSDWHFYDTVYTERFMRTPKENGDGYRAGSAILRAPKLHGNLLLIHGTADDNVHYQNCAEYSEALVQAGIQFDMQIYTNRNHGISGGNTRTHLMNRVANFFIENL from the coding sequence ATGAAAAAACTTATCACTTTAAGCTGCCTGCTCGTGGCGTTCGTATGTGCATTCGCACAGCAGAAGGTAACGCTGCAAGACGTGGCTGACGGAACATACCGCCCCCAAAACATTTATGGCATCAAGCCGATGCTGGACGGTGAGCATTACACACAAATCAGTGCCGACCGGAAACGGATTGTGAAGTATTCGTTTAAAACCGGAAAAGAAGTGGAAAGCATATTCGATGTGGAAACCGCGCGCGATTGCCCCATCAAGTCGTTTGATGATTACATCATGTCGCCCGATGAAAAGCTGATTCTCATCCAGACCGAGACAAAGCCTATCTACCGCCGTTCGTTCACGGCAGAATATTACATTTATAATATAAGGAACAATACCATAGAACCGCTTTCGAAGAACGGGCCGCAACAAGTGCCGCTCTTCTCGCCCGACGGATTCCAAATCGCTTTTGTACGCGACAATAACATCTTCCTTGTCAAATTGCTCTTCGGCAATAGCGAGTCGCAAGTGACAAAGGACGGAGAATATAATAAGGTATTAAACGGTATTCCCGATTGGGTATACGAGGAAGAGTTCGGCTTTAACCGTGCTTTCGACTTCAGTGCCGATAGCAAGATGATTGCTTACATCCGCTTTGATGAAAGCCAAGTGCCGATGTTCAGCTTCCCGTGGTACAAAGGCATGGCACCCGAACGCACGGAGTATGCCACATATCCCGGCGCTTATACGTATAAATACCCCAAAGCCGGCGAAGTGAACTCGAAAGTGAGCGTACATACTTTTGATATCAAGAGCCATGTGACCCGTAAAATGGATCTTCCGCTTGATGCGGACGGTTATATTCCCCGCATCAAATTCACGTCAGACCCTGAGAAACTTGCCATTATGACCTTGAACCGCCACCAGAACCGGTTCAACGTGTACATGGCAAACCCGCGGAGCGCCATCTGCAAGAGCATCATCCGCGACGAATCGGAACAGTACGTTAAGGAACAGGCATACAGCAACATCCGTTTCTATCCCGAAAACATCGTGCTGATGAGTGAGCGCGACGGATACAATCACCTCTATTTATATACAATCGGCGGAAACCTGGTGCGCCAGGTGACCAAAGGCGAGTTTGAAGTAAAAGATTTCTTGGGCTGGGATCAGAAGAACGATGTGTTCTATTACACCAGCAACGAGGAAAGCCCGCTCCGGAGTGCCGTTTACAAAATAGACCGCAAAGGAAAGAAAACGAAGCTTTCCACGCGGACGGGGACCAATACCGCTATTTTCAATACAAACTTGACTTATTACATCAATAAATACTCCAGCAAAGACACTCCGACCCTCATCACAATCAATGACAACCGGGGACGGGAACTGACCACCTTGCTTGATAATGGCAAGCTGAAGGGGCAGCTCGCCACCCTGAATATGCCTCAGAAAGAATTCTTCACCTTCCGCACTACGGAAGGCGTAGAGCTGAACGGCTGGATGATGAAACCTGCCGGCTTCGACCCGAACAAGAAGTATCCGGTCATCATGCACCAGTACAGCGGTCCCGGCTCGCAACAGGTGTTAGACGAATGGGGCATCGGAAGCTTTAGCGACGGAGGCATGTTCGAAGCCTACATGGCAGACCACGGTTACATCAGCGTATGCGTGGACGGACGCGGTACAGGCGGACGAGGGGCTGCATTCGAGAAATGCACGTATCTTTTCCTCGGTGTAAAGGAATCGCACGACCAAGTAGAGACGGCACGCTATCTCGGCACCTTGCCTTATGTAGACGCCAACCGTATCGGAATCTGGGGCTGGAGCTACGGAGGATATACGACATTGATGTCAATGAGCGAAGGTACGCAGGTCTTCAAGGCTGGTGTGGCAATAGCCGCTCCCAGCGACTGGCATTTTTACGATACGGTATATACCGAACGCTTTATGCGCACTCCGAAAGAGAACGGCGACGGATACCGTGCCGGTTCTGCCATTCTCCGGGCACCGAAGCTTCACGGAAACTTGCTTCTGATACACGGTACGGCAGACGATAACGTGCATTATCAGAATTGTGCCGAATACAGCGAGGCGCTGGTACAGGCGGGCATCCAGTTTGATATGCAAATCTATACCAACCGCAACCACGGCATATCAGGAGGAAACACCCGGACACACCTGATGAACCGCGTAGCGAATTTCTTTATTGAAAACCTGTAA
- the cls gene encoding cardiolipin synthase yields MKKRYHIPFSCLLFALLSLCTGYAQESKWLPSDSVFARYLQNENYRIINNNELTLLPSGREKFNHLFEEVRKAKHHIHLEYFNFRNDSIANALFDLLAGKVNEGVEVRAMFDAFGNMSNNRPLRKRHVRDLRKEGIEMVTFDPITFPYVNHVASRDHQKIVVIDGKTSYTGGMNIADYYINGLPKIGPWRDMHLCIKGPATEELQNAFLTMWKKETGEELKGKTYFPYGKDSLEALPVHSGGQVAIVQRVPKTRPEAVRHAYIAAIDAAEHKIQIINPYFVPTVSIRRAIERALKRGVKVEIMIPGKSDISFTPDAGFYFANKLRKKGARIYIYNGGFHHSKVMMVDDRFCTVGSTNLNSRSLRYDYEINAFLFDLPITDQLSRIFAQDKRNSTVMTRDVYRDRTPWKRFVGWFAHLLTPVL; encoded by the coding sequence ATGAAGAAACGATATCATATCCCTTTTAGCTGTTTGCTTTTCGCTTTATTGTCCTTGTGCACGGGATATGCCCAAGAATCAAAATGGCTTCCTTCTGATTCCGTATTCGCGCGTTATCTGCAAAACGAAAACTACCGGATTATCAATAATAACGAACTGACGCTTTTACCCAGCGGACGGGAAAAGTTCAACCATCTTTTTGAGGAGGTCAGAAAAGCAAAACACCACATACACCTGGAATATTTCAATTTCCGGAATGATTCGATAGCGAATGCGTTATTCGACTTGCTTGCCGGGAAAGTAAACGAAGGCGTAGAAGTGCGCGCGATGTTCGACGCTTTTGGGAATATGTCAAACAACCGTCCTTTACGGAAAAGGCATGTACGCGATTTGCGGAAAGAAGGAATCGAAATGGTCACGTTCGACCCTATCACCTTCCCTTACGTGAACCATGTAGCCAGCCGGGACCATCAGAAAATAGTGGTTATCGACGGGAAAACAAGTTATACCGGAGGAATGAACATTGCCGATTATTATATCAACGGGCTTCCTAAAATCGGGCCTTGGCGCGACATGCACCTGTGCATTAAGGGGCCTGCTACCGAAGAACTACAAAATGCGTTCCTTACGATGTGGAAGAAGGAAACGGGAGAAGAACTCAAAGGAAAGACCTATTTCCCGTATGGAAAAGATTCGTTAGAAGCCCTTCCGGTTCATTCCGGAGGGCAGGTAGCGATTGTGCAACGTGTTCCTAAAACCCGTCCGGAAGCCGTACGCCATGCGTATATCGCAGCCATTGATGCAGCCGAGCATAAAATACAGATTATCAACCCTTATTTTGTGCCTACGGTAAGCATACGCCGGGCTATTGAACGTGCATTAAAGAGAGGAGTGAAAGTGGAGATTATGATTCCGGGTAAGTCGGATATTTCGTTCACGCCCGATGCCGGTTTTTATTTCGCCAATAAATTACGCAAAAAGGGAGCGCGCATCTATATTTACAATGGAGGATTCCATCACTCGAAAGTGATGATGGTAGACGACCGGTTTTGTACGGTTGGAAGTACAAACCTGAATAGCCGGAGCCTTCGCTACGATTATGAAATCAATGCCTTTCTTTTCGACCTGCCGATTACCGACCAGTTGAGCCGCATCTTTGCTCAGGACAAACGGAACAGTACGGTAATGACCCGTGACGTATACCGCGACCGTACGCCTTGGAAACGTTTCGTCGGCTGGTTTGCCCACCTCCTGACTCCGGTACTATAA
- a CDS encoding efflux RND transporter periplasmic adaptor subunit — protein sequence MNKWIKWGIIVAIIAGLTGLGIYSFTPRENTELNEADRKMPAEKKQLLNVNAQVVRPHVLTDKLFVSGKLIPDEEVDLSFETSGKIVDINFQEGTMVSQGQLLAKVNDSQLQAQLQRLEAQMPLAEDRVFRQNALLQRDAVSKEAYEQVKTELATLHADIENVRATIDMTELRAPFDGVIGLRQVSMGAYASPTTVIAKLTKIKPIKVEFAVPERYARKIRKGTKLSFKVEGHLDAFEAEVYALESSIDPETHALTVRAIYPNTRAELLPGRYADVELRQGEIQDAIAIPSEAIVPEMGQNKVFVYRSGIAMPVDVEIGIRTESEVQILRGLAAGDTILTSGTLQLRTGMPVKLDNIN from the coding sequence ATGAACAAATGGATTAAATGGGGGATTATCGTGGCGATAATAGCCGGATTGACCGGATTGGGCATTTATTCGTTTACACCGCGAGAGAATACCGAACTCAATGAGGCGGACAGGAAAATGCCTGCCGAGAAAAAGCAACTCTTGAACGTGAACGCACAAGTAGTACGCCCGCACGTCCTGACCGATAAACTATTCGTAAGCGGCAAGCTTATACCCGATGAGGAAGTGGACCTCTCGTTCGAAACATCAGGAAAAATCGTTGACATCAATTTTCAGGAAGGGACAATGGTGAGCCAGGGGCAATTGCTTGCCAAGGTAAACGACAGCCAGCTTCAGGCACAGTTGCAAAGACTGGAAGCGCAGATGCCTCTTGCCGAAGACCGCGTGTTCCGCCAGAACGCCTTGCTCCAGCGTGATGCTGTAAGTAAGGAGGCTTACGAACAGGTGAAAACCGAGCTTGCCACCCTTCATGCCGATATTGAAAACGTACGTGCCACGATTGACATGACCGAGCTTCGTGCTCCTTTTGATGGAGTGATAGGCTTGCGGCAGGTCAGTATGGGTGCCTACGCTTCGCCTACAACCGTCATTGCCAAACTTACCAAGATAAAACCGATTAAGGTGGAATTTGCCGTCCCCGAACGTTATGCACGTAAGATACGGAAAGGTACGAAGCTATCATTTAAGGTAGAGGGGCATCTGGATGCGTTCGAAGCGGAAGTGTATGCCCTGGAGTCGAGCATTGACCCCGAGACGCATGCCCTGACCGTACGTGCGATTTACCCGAATACCCGTGCCGAACTGCTTCCCGGACGCTATGCCGATGTCGAATTGCGCCAAGGCGAGATACAGGATGCCATCGCCATCCCTTCCGAAGCCATCGTGCCCGAAATGGGGCAGAACAAGGTCTTCGTATACCGCTCAGGAATCGCCATGCCTGTCGATGTGGAGATAGGCATCCGAACCGAATCCGAAGTGCAGATACTCCGTGGGTTAGCGGCTGGAGATACCATCCTGACTTCCGGAACCTTGCAGCTCCGCACGGGAATGCCTGTAAAATTGGATAATATCAACTAA
- a CDS encoding efflux RND transporter permease subunit has protein sequence MNISELSIRRPVLATVLTIIILLFGLIGYTTLGVREYPSVDNPIISVTCSYSGANADVIENQITEPLEQNINGIPGIRSLSSVSQTGQSRITVEFELSVDLETAANDVRDKVSRAQRYLPRDCDPPTVSKADADASPILMVAIQSNNRSLLELSEIADLTVKEQLQTISDVSSVSIWGEKRYSMRLWLDPVKMAGYGVTPVDVKNAMDNENVELPSGSIEGNTVELTLRTMGQMHTADEFNNVVIKEVGGQVIRLSDIGYAELGAADIKSYMKMNGVPMVGVVVIPQPGANHIEIADAVYERMKQMEKDLPDDVSYTYGFDNTRFIRASIAEVESTVYEAFFLVIVIIFLFLRDWRVTLIPIIVIPVSLIGAFFIMYVAGFSINVLTMLAVVLSVGLVVDDAIVMTENIYIRIERGMEPFEAGIEGAKEIFFAVVSTTITLVAVFLPIVFMEGTSGRLFREFSFVVAGSVLISAFAALTFTPMLATKLLKKRKRQSWFYRKTEPFFEGMNYWYARGLSAFLKRRYWAIIFTAVTLVLIGVLWTHIPAEMAPLEDRSKITINTRGAEGASYEYIRDYTEDINLLVDSLIPDAEAVTARVSSGSGNIQITLKDINERDYSQMEVAEQLSQAIKTKTKARAFVQQQSSFGGRRSSMPVQYVLQAVSIDKLEKVLPAFLKKVYDNPTFQMADVDLKFSSPEMQVNINRDKAGTMGVSVRDIAETLQYGLSGQRMGYFYMNGKQYEILGQINRQQRNQPANIRSIYIRSDKGEMIQLDNLVEFVESITPPKLYHYNRFISATVSAGLAEGKTIGQGLDEMDKIAAETLDETFRTALSGDSKDYRESSSSLMFAFILALALIYLILAAQFESFKDPLIIMLTVPLAIAGALIFMYFGDITMNIFSQIGIIMLIGLVAKNGILIVEFANQKQEAGEDKMQAIRDAALQRLRPILMTSVATVLGLIPLAFATGEGANQRIAMGTAVVGGMLVSTFLTMFIVPAIYSYISTNRNKTKNV, from the coding sequence ATGAATATTTCCGAACTCAGTATCCGCAGGCCGGTGCTTGCCACCGTGCTCACCATCATTATCTTGCTTTTCGGATTGATAGGCTATACGACCTTGGGTGTACGCGAATACCCCTCGGTGGACAATCCCATCATATCCGTAACGTGCAGTTATTCGGGAGCCAATGCCGATGTCATCGAGAACCAGATAACCGAGCCTTTGGAACAGAACATCAACGGTATCCCCGGCATCCGTTCGCTTTCCAGTGTGAGCCAGACGGGTCAGAGCCGCATCACCGTGGAATTTGAATTATCGGTCGATTTGGAAACGGCGGCAAACGATGTACGCGACAAGGTTTCGCGTGCCCAACGTTACTTGCCTCGCGATTGCGATCCGCCTACGGTATCGAAAGCCGATGCCGATGCCAGCCCCATTCTGATGGTGGCTATCCAGAGCAATAACCGTTCGCTTTTAGAATTGAGCGAGATAGCCGACCTGACCGTAAAAGAGCAGCTTCAGACCATATCCGATGTGAGCAGCGTGTCGATATGGGGTGAAAAACGCTATTCGATGCGCTTGTGGCTCGACCCCGTAAAGATGGCGGGCTATGGTGTGACTCCAGTTGACGTGAAGAATGCGATGGACAACGAGAACGTAGAACTTCCCTCGGGAAGCATCGAAGGAAATACCGTAGAACTGACCTTGCGCACCATGGGACAAATGCATACCGCCGATGAGTTCAACAATGTCGTAATTAAGGAGGTAGGCGGACAAGTCATCCGACTGAGCGATATCGGGTATGCCGAACTGGGTGCTGCCGACATAAAGAGTTACATGAAGATGAACGGTGTGCCGATGGTGGGCGTGGTGGTCATCCCTCAACCCGGAGCCAACCATATCGAGATAGCCGATGCCGTGTACGAACGTATGAAGCAGATGGAAAAAGACCTTCCCGACGATGTGTCTTACACGTATGGATTCGACAATACCCGCTTTATCCGTGCCTCCATTGCCGAAGTGGAGAGTACCGTTTACGAGGCTTTCTTCTTGGTTATCGTCATCATCTTCCTGTTCTTGCGCGACTGGCGCGTCACGCTGATACCGATTATCGTGATTCCGGTCTCGCTCATCGGTGCCTTCTTTATCATGTACGTGGCGGGTTTCTCCATCAATGTATTGACCATGCTGGCAGTGGTGCTTTCGGTAGGACTGGTGGTAGACGATGCCATCGTAATGACCGAAAACATCTACATCCGTATCGAACGGGGTATGGAGCCTTTTGAGGCAGGCATCGAGGGGGCAAAAGAAATCTTCTTTGCCGTAGTGTCTACCACCATCACGCTGGTAGCGGTGTTCCTCCCCATTGTGTTCATGGAAGGTACCAGCGGCAGGCTGTTCCGCGAGTTCAGTTTTGTGGTGGCTGGTTCGGTGCTCATCTCTGCCTTTGCCGCCCTCACTTTTACGCCGATGCTTGCCACCAAACTCTTGAAGAAACGCAAAAGACAAAGCTGGTTCTACCGCAAGACCGAACCATTCTTCGAAGGCATGAACTACTGGTATGCCCGTGGGTTGAGCGCATTCTTGAAGCGTAGGTATTGGGCTATTATTTTCACTGCAGTCACATTGGTGCTTATCGGTGTGCTTTGGACGCATATCCCGGCAGAAATGGCACCTCTGGAAGACCGTTCGAAAATCACCATCAACACCCGTGGCGCCGAGGGGGCGAGCTACGAATATATCCGAGACTATACTGAAGACATCAACCTGCTGGTGGATTCCCTCATACCCGATGCCGAGGCGGTCACAGCCCGGGTATCGAGCGGAAGCGGAAACATCCAGATTACGTTGAAGGATATCAACGAACGCGACTACAGCCAAATGGAGGTGGCGGAGCAGCTTTCGCAAGCCATCAAGACCAAGACCAAGGCACGCGCCTTTGTCCAGCAGCAGTCTTCTTTCGGCGGACGGCGGAGCAGCATGCCCGTGCAATACGTGCTTCAGGCGGTAAGCATCGACAAGCTGGAAAAAGTATTGCCCGCTTTCTTAAAAAAGGTGTATGATAACCCGACTTTCCAGATGGCGGATGTCGACCTGAAGTTCAGCAGCCCCGAAATGCAGGTCAACATCAACCGCGACAAGGCAGGAACGATGGGGGTAAGCGTGCGCGATATTGCCGAAACCCTCCAGTACGGATTGAGCGGCCAGCGCATGGGGTATTTCTACATGAACGGCAAGCAATACGAGATATTGGGGCAAATCAACCGCCAGCAGCGCAACCAGCCTGCCAATATCCGCTCCATCTATATCCGGAGCGATAAAGGCGAAATGATTCAGCTGGACAATCTCGTGGAATTTGTCGAGTCAATCACCCCGCCCAAACTTTATCACTACAACCGTTTTATCTCCGCTACGGTATCGGCGGGTCTTGCCGAAGGAAAGACCATCGGCCAGGGATTGGACGAGATGGATAAGATAGCCGCCGAAACCTTGGATGAAACCTTCCGTACGGCACTTTCGGGCGACTCAAAAGACTATCGGGAAAGCTCATCAAGCCTGATGTTTGCCTTTATCCTGGCGTTGGCGTTGATTTACCTCATCCTCGCGGCGCAGTTCGAAAGCTTTAAAGACCCGCTCATCATCATGCTCACCGTGCCCCTTGCCATTGCCGGCGCATTGATATTCATGTATTTCGGGGATATCACCATGAACATCTTCAGCCAGATTGGCATCATCATGCTCATCGGACTGGTGGCGAAGAACGGCATTCTGATTGTGGAGTTTGCCAACCAGAAGCAAGAAGCAGGCGAGGACAAGATGCAAGCCATCCGCGATGCTGCCCTCCAGCGCCTGCGCCCCATCCTGATGACCAGTGTGGCTACGGTATTGGGACTTATTCCTTTGGCGTTTGCCACGGGCGAAGGTGCCAACCAGCGCATTGCTATGGGAACGGCAGTAGTGGGGGGTATGCTGGTATCGACATTCCTCACCATGTTCATCGTGCCCGCCATTTATTCGTACATATCCACTAACCGAAACAAAACCAAGAACGTATGA
- a CDS encoding TolC family protein yields the protein MKQILILIIAVFAALPLQAQYEYTLKQCLEEGLLNNYSLRISRNEEQISKNNATLGNAGYLPTVDFTAGYTGDLNSSDSKLRADGSTVAERNVLDHTLDAGIDLNWTIFDGFNISTTYKQLQELERQGATNTRIAIEDFIATLTAEYYNYIQQEIRLKNFRYAVSLSKERLRIVEERYHIGNFSRLDFQQATVDFNADSAQYMKQQELVHTSRINLNELMANKDVDRPIRVRDSVIDLNRILDFDELWNATLSVNANLLHADQNTVLAQLDYKKVLSRNYPYLRLNAGYGYTFNKYDVNATRQRSNWGFSGGITIGFNIFDGNRRREKRNASLAIRNAQLEREQVEQALRADLSNLWQAYRNNLRLLHLERQNLIAAKENHEIAKERYLLGNLSGIEMREAQQSLLDAEERILSAEYDTKMCEISLLQLSGKITVYLK from the coding sequence ATGAAGCAGATTCTTATCTTGATAATAGCTGTGTTTGCCGCACTTCCCCTTCAGGCACAATATGAATATACCTTGAAGCAATGCCTGGAAGAAGGATTGCTGAACAACTATTCGCTCCGCATCTCGCGCAACGAAGAGCAAATCAGCAAGAACAACGCCACGTTGGGCAATGCGGGTTATCTGCCTACGGTAGATTTTACCGCAGGATATACCGGTGACTTGAACAGTTCCGATTCGAAATTGCGTGCCGACGGGAGTACGGTAGCCGAACGCAATGTGCTCGACCATACCCTCGATGCCGGCATCGATTTGAACTGGACTATCTTCGACGGCTTTAATATCTCTACCACTTACAAGCAATTGCAGGAACTGGAACGTCAGGGAGCTACCAATACCCGGATTGCGATTGAGGATTTCATCGCCACGCTCACCGCCGAGTATTACAACTACATCCAGCAGGAAATCCGCCTGAAGAACTTCCGCTATGCCGTTTCGCTCTCGAAGGAACGTTTGCGCATTGTAGAAGAGCGGTACCACATCGGTAATTTCTCGCGCCTCGATTTCCAACAGGCAACGGTAGACTTCAATGCCGACAGTGCCCAGTACATGAAACAGCAGGAACTGGTGCACACCTCGCGCATCAACCTGAACGAACTGATGGCGAATAAGGATGTAGACCGTCCCATCCGCGTGCGTGACTCGGTCATCGACCTGAACCGCATCCTTGATTTCGACGAGCTTTGGAATGCCACGCTCAGCGTCAATGCCAACCTCTTGCATGCCGACCAAAATACCGTCTTGGCCCAATTGGACTACAAGAAAGTCCTCTCGCGCAACTATCCTTACCTGCGCCTGAATGCGGGATATGGCTATACCTTTAATAAATATGATGTGAACGCCACGCGCCAGCGCAGCAATTGGGGATTCAGCGGAGGCATTACCATCGGTTTCAACATCTTCGACGGAAACCGCCGGCGCGAGAAGCGCAACGCCAGCCTTGCCATCCGCAACGCCCAACTGGAACGCGAACAGGTAGAGCAGGCTCTTCGTGCCGACCTGAGCAACCTGTGGCAGGCATACCGCAACAACCTCCGCCTGCTGCACCTGGAACGCCAGAACCTGATAGCCGCCAAAGAGAACCACGAGATAGCCAAAGAGCGTTATCTCTTGGGAAATCTGTCCGGAATCGAAATGCGTGAGGCACAACAAAGCCTGCTCGATGCCGAAGAACGCATCCTCTCTGCCGAGTATGACACCAAAATGTGTGAAATCTCTCTCCTCCAGCTGAGCGGAAAAATCACGGTGTATCTGAAATGA